In Terriglobales bacterium, a genomic segment contains:
- a CDS encoding 2Fe-2S iron-sulfur cluster-binding protein, protein MGGRNPYIAEQVQYTPATKKFKVTFVKEGKTVEVDPEEVPYGDHGLPGSILDIALGAGVPLDHACGGVCACSTCHVIVHEGLESCNEASDAELDELDMAPGITTKSRLGCQTVPDGSKDLVVEIPEWNKNYAREEH, encoded by the coding sequence CGCCCGCGACCAAGAAGTTCAAGGTCACGTTCGTGAAAGAGGGCAAGACGGTCGAGGTGGACCCGGAAGAGGTTCCTTACGGAGACCACGGGCTGCCGGGCTCGATTCTGGATATCGCCCTGGGCGCCGGCGTTCCGCTGGATCACGCCTGCGGCGGAGTGTGCGCCTGCTCGACGTGCCACGTCATCGTCCACGAGGGCCTGGAGAGCTGCAACGAAGCTTCGGACGCCGAACTCGACGAGCTGGACATGGCGCCGGGCATCACCACCAAGTCGCGCCTAGGCTGCCAGACCGTTCCGGATGGATCCAAGGACCTGGTGGTCGAGATTCCCGAGTGGAACAAGAACTACGCGCGGGAAGAACATTAA
- the iscX gene encoding Fe-S cluster assembly protein IscX yields the protein MPDLNWDSAEDIGILLSERFPDLDPLTVRFTDLHRYVTELPGFTGDPKGSNESKLEAIQMAWYEEYKENHG from the coding sequence ATGCCTGACCTCAACTGGGACAGCGCCGAAGATATCGGCATTCTGCTGTCGGAAAGATTCCCCGACCTCGACCCGCTCACTGTGCGCTTCACCGACCTGCACCGCTATGTGACCGAACTGCCCGGCTTCACGGGTGATCCCAAGGGATCGAACGAATCCAAGCTCGAAGCCATCCAGATGGCCTGGTACGAGGAGTACAAGGAGAACCACGGGTAA